A DNA window from Nitratidesulfovibrio sp. contains the following coding sequences:
- a CDS encoding histone deacetylase, whose amino-acid sequence MLEAKNRLGIIFFPAFDWAISATHPEREERLLYTQDQLREEGLFDIAGITEYKPEIATREDVERVHFCIPGVESVCTKSHLISAGGAITAARLVMEKEEEKAFALVRPPGHHAMKVVHGNRGFCNINIEAVMLEHIREHYGPLRVAIVDTDCHHGDGTQDIYWNDRDTLFISLHQDGRTLYPGTGFPHELGGPNAMGRTLNIPLPPGTSDKGFLHVIDNLVLPVLEDFKPDLVINSAGQDNHFSDPITNMNFSAQGYAMLNRRLNPDIAVLEGGYAIQGALPYVNLGICLAMAGLDFDGVREPEFDPAAIAQSDQVSTYIERLCDEMLKVWRKPPALPKQGERSGDWWVRTKDIYYDTDGISESQVESVLLCQDCSGTVKIETWSTVNPLSVGIEIPISACDRCAGIGRRLLEEAHLKGNYRYVQCIDRKAKRYTRYGF is encoded by the coding sequence ATGCTGGAAGCAAAGAACCGGCTGGGCATCATCTTCTTTCCGGCCTTCGACTGGGCCATCAGCGCCACCCACCCGGAACGCGAGGAACGGCTGCTCTACACGCAGGACCAACTGCGTGAGGAAGGGCTGTTCGACATCGCGGGCATCACCGAATACAAGCCGGAAATCGCCACCCGCGAAGACGTGGAGCGCGTGCACTTCTGCATTCCCGGCGTGGAAAGCGTGTGCACCAAGTCGCACCTCATCTCCGCCGGGGGGGCCATTACCGCCGCCCGGCTGGTGATGGAGAAGGAAGAGGAAAAGGCCTTCGCGCTGGTGCGCCCGCCGGGCCACCACGCCATGAAGGTGGTGCACGGCAACCGGGGGTTCTGCAACATCAACATCGAAGCCGTGATGCTCGAACACATCCGCGAGCACTACGGCCCGTTGCGCGTGGCCATCGTGGACACCGACTGCCACCACGGCGACGGCACGCAGGACATCTACTGGAACGACCGCGACACCCTGTTCATCTCGCTGCATCAGGATGGCCGCACCCTGTACCCCGGCACCGGCTTTCCGCACGAACTGGGCGGCCCCAACGCCATGGGCCGCACCCTGAACATTCCGCTGCCGCCCGGCACGTCGGACAAGGGCTTCCTGCACGTCATCGACAACCTGGTGCTGCCGGTGCTGGAAGACTTCAAGCCCGACCTCGTCATCAATTCCGCCGGGCAGGACAACCACTTTTCCGACCCCATCACCAACATGAACTTCTCGGCCCAGGGCTATGCCATGCTGAACAGGCGGCTGAACCCCGACATCGCCGTGCTGGAAGGCGGCTACGCCATCCAGGGGGCGCTGCCGTACGTCAATCTGGGCATCTGCCTGGCCATGGCCGGGCTGGACTTCGACGGGGTGCGCGAGCCGGAATTCGACCCGGCGGCCATCGCCCAGTCCGATCAGGTGAGCACGTACATCGAGCGGCTGTGCGACGAGATGCTGAAGGTGTGGCGCAAGCCCCCGGCCCTGCCCAAGCAGGGCGAGCGCTCCGGCGACTGGTGGGTGCGCACCAAGGACATCTACTACGATACCGATGGCATCAGTGAAAGCCAGGTGGAGTCGGTGCTGCTGTGCCAGGACTGTTCGGGCACGGTGAAGATAGAAACCTGGTCCACGGTGAACCCGCTCAGCGTGGGCATAGAGATTCCCATCAGCGCCTGCGACAGGTGCGCGGGCATTGGCCGTCGCCTGCTGGAGGAAGCCCACCTGAAGGGCAATTATCGCTACGTGCAGTGCATTGACAGAAAGGCGAAGAGATACACGCGTTACGGGTTTTAG
- a CDS encoding sensor domain-containing diguanylate cyclase, whose product METLERHRNTPTMGVRGWLLVLALVTGLPTTIFSVFAMVEHMRAQQEKTDAELRRQVLAVAQGVDAELSAKAAMLHALAASQDSDRIDVGQLYRQARGVGSAHREVQSLALVGHDGSQVFSTWEPLGTVLPSTGDLTSVRRALDEERPVVSALFRGSISLQPVTALGVPMQVGRGQRYALRMYIGVDAYARLLEKEHLPEGWAATLVDGQGTILARTLLPEQAVGKVVGPRLREVLDASEVMEAGNREGVPVRFAVAPVGLWGWHAVVQVPVSTLQAAMRGYLLRLAGIGGACIIVGFAGAWLLSRRFVAEVELAARSCLLPEASDEPARPTMVRELRQVGDELAAAREREEMALRDSLTGLAGRALFLRHARHLLETSCHDKSLRLAVMFIDLDGFKQLNDQYGHAEGDTVLRRTARVLEGAVRSSDVVGRLGGDEFVLCLALQADTACEVARGVAARVVSGVAQIGFGVGCSVGIALGKAGGYPEPSDDATADVPGDGADGEPDAMRSDGTGGKVGDGSEGGTGGGVGGAAAPADAGTRAIDAALPGAPAPLRALLEDADKAMYMAKQAGKNSYHLLDASTCE is encoded by the coding sequence ATGGAAACGCTTGAGCGACATCGGAACACCCCGACCATGGGGGTGCGCGGCTGGCTGCTGGTGCTCGCGCTGGTTACCGGCCTGCCCACCACCATCTTTTCCGTGTTCGCCATGGTCGAGCACATGCGGGCGCAGCAGGAGAAGACCGACGCGGAACTGCGGCGGCAGGTGCTGGCCGTGGCCCAGGGCGTGGATGCGGAGCTGTCGGCCAAGGCGGCCATGCTGCATGCCCTGGCGGCCTCGCAGGATTCGGATCGGATTGATGTCGGCCAACTGTACCGTCAGGCCAGGGGAGTGGGCAGCGCGCACCGCGAGGTGCAGTCGCTGGCGCTGGTGGGCCATGACGGCAGTCAGGTTTTCAGCACGTGGGAACCGCTGGGTACCGTGTTGCCGTCCACGGGTGACCTGACGTCGGTCCGACGTGCCCTGGACGAGGAGCGCCCCGTGGTTTCCGCCCTGTTCCGGGGCAGCATTTCACTCCAGCCGGTCACGGCGCTGGGCGTGCCGATGCAGGTGGGTCGGGGCCAGCGGTACGCGCTGCGCATGTACATCGGGGTGGATGCGTATGCCCGCCTGCTGGAAAAGGAACACCTGCCGGAAGGGTGGGCCGCCACGCTGGTGGACGGGCAGGGAACCATCCTGGCCCGGACGCTGCTGCCGGAACAGGCCGTGGGCAAGGTGGTGGGGCCGCGCCTGCGCGAGGTGCTTGATGCTTCCGAAGTCATGGAGGCAGGCAACCGCGAGGGAGTTCCCGTGCGCTTCGCCGTGGCACCGGTGGGGCTGTGGGGCTGGCACGCGGTGGTGCAGGTGCCCGTTTCCACGTTGCAGGCCGCCATGCGCGGGTATCTGCTGCGTCTGGCGGGCATCGGGGGGGCCTGCATCATCGTGGGCTTTGCCGGGGCGTGGCTGCTGTCGCGCCGCTTCGTCGCCGAGGTGGAGCTGGCGGCCCGCTCGTGCCTTCTGCCGGAGGCGAGCGACGAACCGGCCCGGCCCACCATGGTGCGCGAATTGCGCCAGGTGGGGGATGAACTGGCCGCCGCCCGCGAGCGCGAGGAAATGGCCCTGCGCGACAGTCTGACCGGCCTGGCGGGACGGGCGCTGTTTCTGCGGCATGCCCGGCACCTGCTGGAAACCAGCTGCCACGACAAGTCGTTGCGGCTGGCCGTCATGTTCATCGACCTTGACGGGTTCAAGCAGCTCAACGACCAGTACGGCCACGCCGAAGGGGATACGGTGCTGCGCCGCACGGCCCGGGTGCTGGAGGGCGCGGTGCGCTCGTCGGACGTGGTGGGGCGCCTGGGCGGGGACGAATTCGTGCTGTGCCTGGCCTTGCAGGCCGACACTGCCTGCGAGGTGGCCCGCGGCGTGGCCGCGCGCGTGGTATCCGGGGTGGCGCAGATCGGGTTTGGCGTCGGGTGCAGCGTGGGTATCGCGCTGGGCAAGGCGGGTGGATACCCCGAACCGTCTGATGACGCGACTGCGGATGTGCCGGGCGATGGCGCGGACGGCGAGCCCGATGCCATGCGCAGTGACGGGACTGGGGGCAAGGTTGGCGACGGCTCTGAGGGCGGGACAGGAGGCGGGGTTGGCGGGGCAGCTGCCCCTGCGGACGCTGGCACCCGCGCCATCGACGCGGCGCTGCCCGGTGCGCCCGCCCCCCTGCGCGCCCTGCTGGAAGACGCCGACAAGGCCATGTACATGGCCAAGCAGGCGGGCAAGAACAGCTACCATCTGCTGGATGCGTCCACCTGCGAGTAA
- the ipdC gene encoding indolepyruvate/phenylpyruvate decarboxylase, which translates to MNITEALLHALKERGAREVWGIPGDFALPYFKIIEQTGILPLITLTHEPGLGFAADAAARIRRGLSVAAVTYGAGAINMLNAVAQAFAEKSPVVVISGAPGTAERARGLLLHHQVKTVGSQFRMYQEVTCDQGILDDPATAPAIIERVLRNCLEHSRPVYLEIPRDMPAVACDPVPPHAPTPCDEEAVAACAAEVLARLRAASRPVLMVGVEVRRYGLEDRVAELADRLGVPVVTSFMGRGLLAGKACLQGTYMGVAGDAAITRAVEGSDGLLLLGVIMSDTNFGVSASHIDRRRLMHAEDRQVRMGFHTYHDIPLERLVDALLVAMPEGARACAAPAGLNDDGTDGATAPLGRNVVYRRGFVADDAPVTPDDIAVLLNDFYDQVGAGRDAGTVGGAEPDPFPWPLACDIGDCLFTALSVRPVPMVGPGYYASMGFGVPAGMGLQVTTGQRSLTLVGDGAFQMTGMELGNCARLGIDPVIVVFNNASWEMLRVFQPETSYSAINTLDFAAFADALGGRGHRVTTRRELAAAFAAATTERGRFQLIDVRLEKGAISDTLANFVAGVKRVSGVK; encoded by the coding sequence ATGAACATCACCGAAGCACTGCTGCACGCCCTGAAGGAACGCGGCGCGCGCGAGGTCTGGGGCATTCCCGGCGACTTCGCGCTGCCCTACTTCAAGATCATCGAACAGACCGGCATCCTGCCGCTTATCACCCTGACGCACGAACCGGGTCTGGGCTTTGCCGCAGACGCCGCCGCGCGCATCCGCCGGGGGCTCAGCGTGGCTGCCGTCACCTACGGGGCCGGGGCCATCAACATGCTGAACGCCGTAGCCCAGGCCTTTGCCGAAAAGTCGCCGGTGGTGGTCATTTCCGGGGCGCCGGGCACGGCGGAGCGGGCGCGTGGGCTTTTGCTGCACCATCAGGTGAAGACCGTGGGCTCGCAGTTCCGCATGTATCAGGAAGTCACCTGCGACCAGGGCATTCTGGACGACCCGGCCACCGCGCCCGCCATCATCGAGCGGGTGCTGCGCAACTGCCTGGAACATTCGCGCCCGGTGTATCTGGAGATTCCGCGCGACATGCCCGCCGTGGCCTGCGACCCGGTACCGCCGCATGCCCCCACCCCCTGTGACGAAGAGGCGGTGGCCGCCTGCGCGGCGGAAGTGCTGGCCCGGCTGCGCGCCGCCAGCCGTCCGGTGCTGATGGTGGGGGTGGAGGTGCGCCGCTACGGCCTTGAGGACCGCGTGGCGGAACTGGCCGACAGGCTGGGCGTGCCCGTGGTCACCAGCTTCATGGGGCGCGGGCTGCTGGCGGGCAAGGCCTGCCTGCAGGGCACCTACATGGGCGTGGCGGGCGATGCCGCCATCACCCGGGCAGTGGAAGGCTCCGACGGCCTGTTGCTGCTGGGGGTGATCATGTCCGACACCAACTTCGGGGTGTCAGCCAGCCACATCGATCGCCGCCGCCTGATGCACGCCGAGGATCGCCAGGTGCGCATGGGCTTCCACACCTACCATGACATCCCGCTGGAAAGGCTGGTGGATGCCCTGCTGGTGGCCATGCCCGAAGGGGCGCGGGCCTGTGCGGCTCCGGCTGGTCTGAACGACGACGGCACGGACGGGGCCACCGCGCCCCTTGGCCGCAACGTGGTGTACCGGCGCGGCTTTGTGGCCGACGACGCCCCGGTCACCCCCGACGACATTGCCGTGCTGCTCAACGATTTCTACGATCAGGTGGGCGCCGGGCGCGATGCCGGAACCGTCGGCGGTGCCGAGCCGGACCCCTTTCCGTGGCCGCTGGCCTGCGACATTGGCGACTGCCTGTTCACCGCGCTGTCGGTGCGCCCCGTGCCCATGGTGGGGCCGGGGTACTACGCCAGCATGGGCTTTGGCGTGCCCGCGGGCATGGGCTTGCAGGTGACCACCGGCCAGCGTTCGCTGACCCTGGTGGGCGACGGGGCCTTCCAGATGACTGGCATGGAGCTTGGCAACTGCGCACGTCTTGGCATCGACCCGGTAATCGTGGTGTTCAACAACGCCTCGTGGGAAATGCTGCGGGTGTTCCAGCCGGAAACTTCGTACAGCGCCATCAACACGCTGGACTTCGCCGCCTTTGCCGATGCGCTGGGTGGACGCGGCCACCGCGTGACCACCCGGCGCGAGTTGGCGGCGGCCTTCGCTGCGGCCACCACGGAGCGCGGGCGCTTCCAGCTTATCGACGTGCGGCTGGAAAAGGGGGCCATCTCGGACACGCTGGCCAACTTCGTGGCCGGGGTGAAGCGGGTGTCCGGCGTGAAGTAG
- the tmk gene encoding dTMP kinase produces the protein MFITFEGMEGSGKSTALNRVQQALLDEGHGVLLTREPGGSRLGRTLRFILLDLSNDDIVPEAELFLYLADRAQHVGQVIRPALAEGVVVLSDRYADSTVVYQGYGRGLDPERLRELNDMAVGGLWPDLTLVFDLPPEEGLRRAMTRNLREGTSVSEGRFEAEHLAFHARVREGYLTWAALHPARFRVVDATRTLDEVFEDVMRAVRSALAAFPAGVPAHP, from the coding sequence ATGTTCATCACCTTTGAAGGAATGGAAGGCTCCGGCAAGAGCACGGCCCTGAACCGCGTGCAGCAGGCCTTGCTGGACGAAGGGCACGGGGTGCTGCTGACGCGCGAGCCCGGCGGCAGCCGCCTGGGGCGCACGCTGCGCTTCATCCTGCTGGACCTTTCCAACGACGACATCGTGCCCGAGGCGGAACTGTTCCTGTACCTGGCCGACCGCGCCCAGCACGTGGGGCAGGTGATCCGCCCGGCCCTGGCCGAGGGCGTGGTGGTGCTGTCCGACCGCTACGCCGACTCCACCGTGGTCTATCAGGGCTACGGGCGCGGGCTGGACCCGGAACGGCTGCGCGAGCTGAACGACATGGCCGTGGGCGGGCTGTGGCCCGACCTGACCCTGGTGTTCGACCTGCCGCCGGAAGAAGGCCTGCGCCGGGCCATGACCCGCAACCTGCGCGAGGGCACCAGCGTTTCCGAAGGGCGGTTCGAGGCGGAGCACCTTGCCTTTCACGCCCGGGTGCGCGAAGGCTATCTGACGTGGGCCGCGCTGCATCCGGCGCGGTTCCGGGTGGTGGACGCCACCCGCACGCTCGACGAGGTGTTCGAGGACGTCATGCGCGCCGTGCGGTCTGCCCTGGCGGCCTTTCCGGCGGGCGTCCCGGCGCATCCCTGA
- the sucD gene encoding succinate--CoA ligase subunit alpha, protein MFLNEHQSKKLFAAAGIAVPAGDCLGPEDVDAYAPPFPGPWYVKAQVLTGGRGKAGGVLRADTPDALRATARTILGMTIKGHAVPFVRVEPATDIRKECYLSFMLSRQRREMLLTTSHRGGMEVEATADARKPLVQRVPLDAGLRDHHLRAAFFELGADPAGWAGFRDLAERLFRAVRDDGLLLAEINPLVFTGAGQWVALDGKVELDDNVMDLRPDLQGYYTPEHQGAEENAARDAGLSYVGLSGWVGLLVNGAGLAMATMDLLNFSGLPAANFMDLGGAADGARMRRALDLLFANPKVRAVFINLFGGIVSCAGVARALMEALGAERAAQPVVVRMAGHESAEGRELLRAFAHPDVVIADEVSDALDALRGIDTANRAREGVDAVPPAAYPLADEAWPLPPAARKGYRRSGRRGVPWLGPDTQVLVQGITGKVAQRHVQLMQEYGTRIVAGVTPFKGGQSVLGVPVYDSVHEACRHHRIDASIIFVPAPFAPDAVMEAAAEEIPWAVCITEGIPQRAMLSALKNVPPSPTRVIGPNTPGIIVPGATKIGIMPGYVFTPGPVAIFSRSGTLTYEAAARLSAAGIGQSFCAGVGGDSFIGSDFIALFECIRDDDATEAVLVLGEVGGTAEEDLARWVTATGFAKPVLGFIAARTAPPGRRMGHAGAILDEATGGVDGKLQAMRDAGFAVCPDLASLPERVARALGRDAG, encoded by the coding sequence ATGTTCCTGAACGAACACCAGAGCAAGAAGCTGTTTGCCGCAGCGGGGATTGCCGTCCCCGCCGGGGATTGTCTGGGGCCGGAAGACGTGGACGCGTATGCGCCGCCGTTTCCCGGCCCCTGGTACGTCAAGGCGCAGGTGCTTACAGGCGGGCGCGGCAAGGCGGGCGGGGTGCTGCGGGCCGATACGCCCGATGCGCTGCGCGCCACCGCGCGGACCATCCTGGGCATGACCATCAAGGGCCACGCCGTGCCCTTCGTGCGGGTGGAACCGGCCACGGACATCCGCAAGGAATGTTACCTGTCGTTCATGCTTTCGCGCCAGCGGCGCGAAATGCTGCTGACCACCAGCCACCGGGGTGGCATGGAGGTGGAGGCCACGGCGGATGCCCGCAAGCCGCTGGTGCAGCGGGTGCCGCTGGACGCGGGCCTGCGCGACCATCACCTGCGGGCGGCGTTCTTCGAGCTGGGGGCAGACCCGGCGGGCTGGGCGGGCTTCCGCGATCTGGCGGAACGGTTGTTCCGCGCCGTGCGAGACGACGGCCTGCTGCTGGCGGAAATCAACCCGCTGGTGTTCACCGGGGCAGGGCAGTGGGTGGCCCTGGACGGCAAGGTGGAGTTGGATGACAACGTGATGGACCTGCGGCCCGACCTGCAAGGCTACTACACGCCGGAGCACCAGGGCGCGGAAGAAAACGCCGCGCGCGATGCCGGGCTGAGCTATGTGGGCCTTTCCGGCTGGGTGGGCCTTTTGGTCAACGGCGCGGGCCTTGCCATGGCCACCATGGACTTGCTGAACTTTTCCGGCCTGCCCGCCGCCAACTTCATGGACCTTGGCGGTGCGGCGGACGGCGCGCGCATGCGCCGGGCGCTGGACTTGCTGTTCGCCAATCCCAAGGTGCGGGCGGTGTTCATCAACCTGTTCGGGGGCATCGTGTCCTGCGCCGGGGTGGCCCGCGCGCTGATGGAGGCGCTGGGCGCGGAACGCGCCGCCCAGCCCGTGGTGGTGCGCATGGCCGGGCACGAATCGGCAGAGGGGCGCGAACTGCTGCGCGCCTTTGCCCACCCGGACGTGGTTATCGCGGACGAGGTGTCCGACGCGCTGGATGCCCTGCGGGGGATCGACACCGCCAATCGCGCCCGTGAAGGCGTGGACGCCGTGCCGCCTGCCGCGTATCCTTTGGCCGACGAGGCGTGGCCGCTGCCGCCCGCTGCCCGCAAGGGCTACCGGCGCTCCGGAAGGCGCGGCGTGCCGTGGCTGGGGCCGGACACGCAGGTGCTGGTCCAGGGCATCACCGGCAAGGTGGCCCAGCGCCATGTGCAGCTGATGCAGGAATACGGCACGCGCATCGTGGCCGGGGTCACCCCGTTCAAGGGCGGGCAGAGCGTGCTGGGCGTGCCGGTGTACGATTCGGTGCACGAGGCGTGCAGGCACCACCGCATCGATGCTTCCATCATCTTCGTGCCCGCGCCCTTCGCGCCGGATGCGGTCATGGAGGCGGCGGCGGAGGAAATCCCGTGGGCGGTGTGCATCACCGAGGGCATTCCGCAGCGGGCCATGCTTTCCGCGCTGAAGAACGTGCCGCCGTCGCCCACGCGGGTCATCGGCCCCAACACGCCGGGCATCATCGTGCCGGGGGCCACCAAGATCGGCATCATGCCGGGCTACGTGTTCACCCCGGGGCCGGTGGCCATTTTCTCGCGCTCGGGCACGCTGACCTACGAGGCGGCGGCCCGCCTTTCGGCGGCGGGCATCGGCCAGTCGTTCTGCGCCGGGGTGGGGGGCGATTCGTTCATCGGCAGCGATTTCATTGCGCTGTTCGAATGCATCCGCGACGATGACGCCACCGAGGCCGTGCTGGTGCTGGGCGAAGTGGGCGGCACGGCGGAAGAGGACCTGGCCCGCTGGGTGACCGCCACCGGCTTTGCCAAGCCGGTGCTGGGCTTCATCGCCGCGCGCACGGCGCCGCCCGGTCGCCGCATGGGCCACGCCGGGGCCATTCTGGACGAGGCCACCGGCGGGGTGGACGGCAAGTTGCAGGCCATGCGCGATGCGGGCTTTGCCGTGTGCCCGGACCTTGCCAGCCTGCCGGAGCGGGTGGCAAGGGCGCTGGGCAGGGACGCAGGCTGA
- a CDS encoding FlxA-like family protein, with protein sequence MSDWTMELMQGYGVSSTDYISGISTTRRATQSVATTQSGDRVSISEEAMRLAREMLAARQQAEADAAQEAGTLTEAGAATGDDDLLEGESLDDTAAAAAGGAGGGDSTAKQVEELEKKIEQLQQQIAQVEQGSTPDGVKESITRPLYQQINELQQQINELQAQAAKQSSGGGGGGGGGGGTGSVVSFASLGKSTK encoded by the coding sequence ATGAGCGATTGGACAATGGAACTGATGCAGGGCTACGGGGTGTCGTCCACGGACTACATCTCGGGCATCTCCACCACCCGGCGTGCCACGCAAAGCGTTGCCACCACGCAGTCGGGCGACCGGGTGTCCATATCCGAGGAGGCCATGCGCCTTGCCCGCGAAATGCTGGCCGCACGCCAGCAGGCCGAGGCCGATGCCGCGCAGGAAGCGGGCACCCTGACCGAGGCGGGCGCGGCGACCGGCGACGACGACCTGCTGGAAGGTGAAAGCCTGGACGATACCGCCGCTGCCGCCGCCGGGGGCGCTGGCGGGGGAGATTCCACGGCCAAGCAGGTCGAGGAACTGGAAAAGAAGATCGAGCAGTTGCAGCAGCAGATAGCGCAGGTGGAACAGGGTTCCACGCCCGACGGGGTGAAGGAATCGATCACCCGCCCGCTGTACCAGCAGATCAACGAATTGCAGCAGCAAATCAACGAATTGCAAGCCCAGGCAGCCAAGCAGTCCTCCGGCGGGGGCGGCGGGGGCGGCGGGGGCGGCGGGACGGGCAGCGTCGTGTCGTTCGCCTCGCTGGGCAAGTCGACCAAGTAG
- a CDS encoding HD domain-containing protein yields the protein MEKRQTIRDIAANDEVSGLFLLGSATLQQSRNGPFWRLELRDATGSMEAKIWSPQSQAYPDLAAGQIVDVEGRSGTYRDKVEVTIGRLRVLDDAEQAGLDLGLFLPASPRPAQEMLDELIALCKAEFTHAPWRKFVLAVLRDEDITPRLLVAPAAKSVHHAYVGGLVEHMLSVAGLALRIADHYPELDRQALLAGALFHDIGKVWELTGGLANDYSDEGRLLGHIHMGLERIEPHLRKSGLAPELVTHFKHLILSHHGEYEFGSPRRPKTAEAMALHYADNLDAKMAQFRGLFANYEEDATGWTPFQPTLGRFLYRPARSPEEPRPARPVRKEGGTHKGASKAATDNADDAAKAGPQSVQASLL from the coding sequence ATGGAAAAAAGACAAACCATACGAGATATCGCCGCCAACGACGAGGTAAGCGGGCTGTTCCTGCTCGGTTCGGCCACCCTGCAACAATCGCGCAACGGCCCCTTCTGGCGGCTGGAACTGCGCGACGCCACCGGCAGCATGGAGGCCAAGATATGGAGCCCCCAGAGCCAGGCCTATCCGGATCTGGCCGCCGGGCAGATCGTGGACGTGGAGGGCCGCTCCGGCACCTACCGCGACAAGGTAGAGGTGACCATTGGCCGCCTGCGTGTGCTGGACGACGCAGAGCAGGCCGGGCTGGACCTTGGCCTGTTCCTGCCCGCCAGCCCGCGCCCCGCGCAGGAAATGCTGGATGAGCTGATAGCGCTGTGCAAGGCGGAATTCACCCACGCGCCGTGGCGCAAGTTCGTGCTGGCCGTGCTGCGTGACGAGGACATCACCCCCCGCCTGCTGGTCGCGCCCGCCGCCAAGTCGGTGCATCACGCCTATGTGGGCGGCCTTGTGGAGCACATGCTGTCCGTGGCCGGGCTGGCCCTGCGCATTGCCGACCATTACCCGGAACTGGACCGCCAGGCCCTGCTGGCCGGGGCGCTGTTCCACGACATCGGCAAGGTGTGGGAGCTTACCGGCGGCCTTGCCAACGACTATTCCGACGAAGGGCGCCTGCTGGGGCACATCCATATGGGGCTGGAACGCATAGAGCCGCACTTGCGCAAGTCCGGCCTTGCGCCGGAACTGGTGACCCATTTCAAGCACCTGATCCTCAGCCACCACGGCGAGTACGAATTCGGCTCGCCCCGGCGGCCCAAGACGGCGGAAGCCATGGCCCTGCACTACGCGGACAACCTGGACGCCAAGATGGCCCAGTTCCGGGGGCTGTTCGCCAACTACGAAGAAGACGCCACCGGCTGGACGCCGTTCCAGCCCACGCTGGGGCGCTTTCTGTACCGCCCGGCGCGCTCGCCCGAGGAACCCCGTCCGGCACGCCCCGTTCGCAAAGAGGGGGGCACGCACAAGGGCGCCAGCAAGGCGGCCACGGACAACGCGGACGATGCCGCCAAGGCCGGGCCGCAGAGCGTACAGGCATCGTTGCTGTAG
- a CDS encoding lactate utilization protein, giving the protein MSKTATPPANPVDTFWTIRLATTKEALEANNFEVSMAESLADAARIFLQDILPASGAKTVSFGGSMSIGKSGVPEALRAMDSIELLDTMNYKLPAAEMYELRRQSLLVDLFLSSTNALTVDGKLVNLDMIGNRVGGINFGPKKVVLFVGRNKVVDSVDDGMRRIKEFSAPTNAIRLAKKTPCTKVAECMDCKSPDRICNVWTITEKAFPAKRIHVVLINEDTGL; this is encoded by the coding sequence ATGAGCAAGACCGCCACCCCGCCCGCCAATCCTGTGGACACCTTCTGGACCATCCGCCTGGCCACCACCAAGGAAGCCCTTGAAGCCAACAACTTCGAGGTGTCCATGGCCGAAAGCCTGGCCGACGCTGCCCGCATCTTTCTGCAAGACATCCTGCCCGCATCCGGCGCCAAAACCGTGTCCTTCGGCGGTTCCATGAGCATCGGCAAGAGCGGTGTGCCCGAAGCCCTGCGCGCCATGGATTCCATCGAATTGCTGGACACCATGAACTACAAGCTGCCTGCGGCGGAAATGTACGAACTGCGCCGCCAGTCCCTGCTGGTGGACCTGTTCCTGTCCAGCACCAACGCCCTTACCGTGGACGGCAAGCTGGTGAACCTGGACATGATCGGCAACCGGGTGGGCGGCATCAACTTCGGCCCCAAGAAGGTGGTGCTGTTCGTGGGCCGCAACAAGGTGGTGGACAGCGTGGACGACGGCATGCGCCGCATCAAGGAATTCTCCGCGCCCACCAACGCCATCCGCCTGGCCAAGAAGACCCCGTGCACCAAGGTTGCGGAATGCATGGACTGCAAGAGCCCCGACCGCATCTGTAATGTCTGGACCATCACGGAAAAGGCCTTCCCGGCCAAGCGCATTCACGTGGTCCTGATCAATGAGGATACCGGGCTGTAG